The genomic stretch CTCAAGGGGATATTGAGGCCGGAGATAAAATACTGTCTGTAAATGGGGTGCCTACTCCTGATCATACGGTTCTGTCAAAGGAACTGGAGGGTAAAAAAGCGGGAGACTCCATTGAAATGCAGTTAAATCGGAATGGAGAGACCATCACGAGAGAAGTTACGCTAGTACCGATTAAAGATACGAATACGGGGAAGACAAGAGCCGGTCTTGGCGTGATGATCGGAACCATTCAGAAGGTAAAGTCCGAAGATCCGGCCCACCAGATCGTATTTAAGGATACCCGGGTAGGCGGTCCTTCTGCAGGACTTATGTTTACGCTGGAAATTTATAATCAGCTTACTCCAGGGGATTTGACTAAAGGCCACATTATTGCGGGAACAGGAACGATCACGAAAGAAGGCATCGTTGGACCCATCGGCGGTGTAGTTCATAAAATTGTAGCTGCGGACCGAGAAAACGCGGAAATTTTCTTTGTACCTAGAGATAATTATGAGGATGCAAAGAAAAAGGCAGATTCCATCAAAACAGAAATGAAACTCGTTCCTGTGGACACGGTAGAGGATGCCCTTGAATATATCGATACGCTTTCCGAAAAATAAAACTTTTTTCATCACATCTCAGGATGGTGATGAAAATTACACGTAAAAAAATAGGGCACATAACTTGAGGTCGGAGACTTCACGTTATATGCCTTATTTTTATTGAATGATCAATTATAGATGATCATATGTTTTAGCTGCATAGATTTCATATCATTTTTCTACAATCCGTACAGGGGATTCGTAAAAATCACGATACAATAGCCTTGGGTCCGGCTTAGGCATGCCCATTCCATAGACAGCTGTAGCCTGCTGATCCCATGTTAATTGATCATGCTCGAAGGCAGACGTTTTAATAACGATCGGCAGTGTTGCTTTTTTGCGCATTTCTTTTAACAAGGCTTGTCCTTTATCCGTAAAACCAAGAACCCGAATATAATGAGGTCCTTGGCGAAGAATATCCGGTGTCATTTTCTCCTTCTCATGATGTAGAAGAATATGAGTCAGCATGCGCTGAAGTTTTGTTTTTGTATACCTTTTCGTTTTGACCGCTTCTAGGAGAGCATGGATGGAGAGCTCCGGAAGCTGAGGGAGCATTTTCAGTAAACGATGCTCGAGGCCCTCAGTGACCTCGCCAAAGCGCGCTAGTTCCTTCGGGCTCTTCGTCACGAGCTGGGTAAAAAGCGCGTCACGGTAGCGCTCCAGATCCACAGGAGCGCGTCCATTCTGCCATTCGCGCTGCAGAATGGCTAGTACCTCCGCCGGCACATAAGGTGCCGCGGCGGCAAGGCCGTCCTCGCCGAGCAGAAGCCGGCGCACGGCTGTTGCACTTGCGATGCTGCCGGTGCTCGGCATCGCATCGTGGTACCCGGCGCCGGTACGCTGCGCCGTGAAGGGCCTGATCGCGCTGCCTAAACGGCGCAGCGCGATAAGATAGTGCAGCCCAAGTGTATTATTGGGCTGCTTCAGCAAGGCCAGTGCCCCCGCAGGATCACTGCCGGGGGCAAGAGCTGCCGCAGCCGCTGCATAGGCTGCGGGATAGCTTGCACCGCTGGCAAGCTGCTGCTGGAGGAGGGAAGCCAGAGCCTGCGGCTCACTGGCTAAGAGGTCCGCCAGCTCCACCAGCGGTGCAAGCTCACCTGATTCGCTGCCAAAGCAGAGCGAATCAACAACGCCTGTATGGTGCAAGGTGGCCACCGCACCATAGGCAAACCATTCCGCCGGCTGTACTGCATAGGCAGCCGGCAGTTCAAGCACGAGATCGACGCCGAGCGTAAGCGCCATCTCCGTTCGTGCCCATTTGCTGACGATCGCGGGTTCGCCGCGCTGCAAAAAATGCCCGCTCATGACGGCAACCACTGCGCTCGACTGTGTGAGCTTTTTCGATTCCTCTAGATGATATACGTGACCGTTATGCATGGGGTTATATTCTACAATCAGTCCTACCGCGGAATTCACGATATTGTTCAACCTCCCGGATTTGCTTAAGACCTGCTTTATTTGTTATCTTAGTTAAATCAATTTCATAATACCTTTCGTTGCTTTAATCGGGAGTATATATGGATCAAAATGGATCTATTTTTCTATATATAGTCCCAATTTTATCGTTTTGAATGAGTTATGAAATGGATTATAGCAGGATATTATTTTGAATTAGCCGTTACGGTAACTGTTTTTATACGAACAGCTTATTCTCCAATACAGGGTGTAAAGTTTAAAGTGTTGACAAACCTCTTTGAAAATCGTTATAATGATTTTTGTTTGTTAGACCCTTTTCTCAACATACTTATGTCTGTATTGCAACACACTAAGATAGTATACAGTAATAGGGCTGATTGAAAAAATGGTTTATCGTCTGGAGTGATTATAATGCAAATGTCATTTCGCAAGATGGCAGCAAGTACGGAACCTGTAAAGGTATCGGAACAACTTGATCTTAGTCATCTTATTCGAAACAACAAGGAAATCACAGCCGTTTCTCCTTTGCAGGCAGAACTAACACTAACTGCATTACCGGGAGACGTTGTGGATGTTCAAGGTCCGTTAACGGCCGAAGTGGATATGCTCTGCTCTCGTTGTCTAGGTAACGTACATGAACATTTAGATATGAAATTCGCCGAACAGTTCAAACAAGGAACAGAGCCGGAAGATGCGGATGAAGAAGATGATACCTTGTATGTGGACGAGGATATCGTGAATCTTGATCCATTTATGGAAGAATATTTCTTGCTGCATCTACCGTTTGCGCCGCTGTGTAAGCCCGATTGCAAAGGGCTGTGTCCTACATGCGGTACCGACTTGAACCAAAGCAGTTGTGACTGCGACAATACTGTTGTGGATCCACGGCTTGCTGGGCTTAAGGATTTCTTTAAATGATATTAATTATTTGATGCACCGCTTAGCGTGCATGAGTAATTGATAGTAGATATTAATCATTTGGTGCATCGCATTGCGTGCATGAATGATTGATAGTAGATATTAATCATTCGGTGTACCGCTTAGCGCGCATGAATGATTGATAGTAGATATTAATTATTTGGTGCATCACTTAGTGTGCGTGAATAATTAATAGTAACATTAATTGTTTGGTGTATCGCTTAGCGTACATAAATAATTAATGGTTGATATCAATAACTAGTTGCATCACAATAGGAATGCATGGATTATTGAATTTTTTTTGCTGAATACATGACATCTGTGCTATTATGCAACAGTTGATTTTGATAAGGAGGTGGGAATTGTGGCAGTACCTCAACGGAGAACATCCAAAACTCGTCGTGACAAACGTCGTACTCACTTTAAATTGGCAGTGCCAGGTATGGTGAAATGTGAACAATGCGGAGAAATGAAGCTTGCTCATCACGTATGCAAAGTGTGCGGAACGTACAAATCTAGAGAGATCATCTCTCAATAATAGCTTTGCTGCGAAATAGTACTCTATCCCAGGATAGAGTACTATTTTTTTGTTAGTAATAAAGCAGTACTTTCTTTTTGCGCCAGCTTCCTTTATACTAAGCTTTAGTACCAGGTTCTAACCTTGGTTAGATTGTGATCTAGAAATGGTTTTTAATCATTGCCTTTAGGTAGGAGATACCTGATTGACGAATGAATAACAGAGAATATAATGTTTTGAATATATAGATGGTTTGGCTATGCTTTACATAGACTAGACGCGGATTAGTTTCACATATACAAGGTGATGATTTAGCCTTGAGATTATAAATTTCGGAAGTAAGGGGGAGCTTGGTCATAGAACGCATACCGAAAAGACAGAGGCAACAGCAACTTGCACAGATGATTGAGGACAATCCTTTTATCACGGATCAAGAGTTAACCAGACTGCTGAAGGTAAGTATTCAAACGATTCGTCTTGATCGTATGGAACTTGGCATTCCAGAACTGCGTGAGCGGATGAAGCTGATGGCTGAAAGGTCATATGATCAAGTTCGCTCCCTTCCGTTACATGAAGTCATCGGAGATATTGTTGATCTTCAGCTTGATAAAAGTGGTATTTCCATTTTTGAAATTAAAGATGAACATGTATTCTCTAGAACGGGGATTGCGCGTGGACACTATGTGTTTGCGCAGGCCAATTCACTTGCTGTAGCGGTCATTAACGATGAGATTGCACTCACTGCCTCCGCAGATATTCGGTTTGTAAGACCGGTTCATTTAGGAGAAAAGTGTATTGCTAAAGCATATGTTCGTTCGATGCCTGAACAGAAGGGAAAGGCAAAAGTAGAAGTGTTCGCTTATGTCGGAGAGGAAATGGTGTTTCAAGGAAACTTCGTCATTTACCGATCTGCAAGACAAGATAGCGAAGAGGGAGGTAATCATCATGAGGATCGTCATTGATGCAATGGGAGGCGACAATGCACCGGCTGCAAGTGTAGAAGGTGCCCTTCTTGCCGCTAAGGAATGGAAAGATACCGAGATTGTACTTGTCGGAGACGAAACAGCAATTGCGCCTTATCTTGGGAATGAACGACCGCAGAACTTGACTGTTCAGCATGCATCGGAAGTGATTACATCCGATGACGAACCTGTTAGAGCTGTTCGCCGCAAGAAAGACGCCTCGATGGTCGTTGCAGGACGCATGCTTCGTGAAGGCAGTGCAGATGCGATGATCTCAGCTGGAAATACAGGTGCACTGATGACAACAGGGCTGCTCGTAGTAGGCAGAATGCATGGGATTGAGAGACCTGCCCTTGCTCCTATGATTCCAACCATCGATGATAAGGGAATGCTTGCGCTTGATCTCGGTGCGAATATGGATGCGAAACCAGAGCATCTTGCGCAGTACGCACTTATGGGAAGCATCTACCGTCAGAAAGTTCAAGGCATTGAGCGCCCGAGAGTGGGCCTTCTGAATGTCGGTACTGAACCGGGAAAAGGGAATGAACTGACGAAAGTTGCCTATCCTCTTTTGGAGAAGCTGCCGATTCATTTTATTGGAAATGTAGAAGCAAGAGATATTCTTATGGGAACATGTGATGTACTCGTCTGTGACGGTTTTGCAGGTAATATACTGCTGAAATCAGTAGAAGGCGCAGCGGGTGCTATTTTTGCTCTCTTGAAAGAACAGTTTACTTCTTCACTGAAGACAAAACTGGCAGCAGCCATGCTTATGCCGGAACTGCGCAGTCTAAAAGGAAAACTCGATTACAAAGAACATGGCGGTGCTCCTTTACTTGGACTTAGCCGTCTTGTTGTCAAGAGTCATGGATCAGCAGATGCAAATGCGATTAAGAATGCGGTTCGGCAGGCTAGAATCGCCATTGAGAATCAGCTGGTTGAAAGTATATCTAAGGAAATTACAGGGAAGTGAGTGACATGATGAATACACATTTACGTCCAGTCGGTGTCATCGGTACAGGTAAATATGTACCTGAACGTATTTTGACAAATCAGGATATGGAAAAAATGATGGATACCAATGACGAATGGATCGTTTCTCGTACTGGGATTCGGGAACGTCATATTGCAGCGCCTGAGCAAGCTACGTCTGATCTAGCTTTTGAAGCCGCGAAAGCAGCAGCTGCATCTGCAGGCATTAAGCATGAAGACATCGAACTTATCATTGTTGCAACGGTAACACCAGACAGTGCATTTCCATCCACGGCTTGTATTCTGCAAGATAAACTTGGTGCAAAAGGAGCGGCAGCTTTTGATCTGTCCGCTGCGTGTTCCGGATTTGTATATGGTCTCGCAACAGCAACAAGTATGATCCAAACGGGAATGTACAACAATGCACTCATAATAGGTGCGGATTGCCTTTCGAGAATTACAGATTATACAGACCGTAACACAAGTGTTCTTTTTGGAGACGGTGCTGGTGCTGTCATCCTGGGCGAAGTACCGGAAGGCCGCGGATTTAAGTCGTTTGACCTGGGAGCTGAAGGAGCAGGCGGTCCGCTTCTGAACTTGCAAGCAGGTGGTTCTAGGTTGCCAGCTTCAGAAGAGACGGTTGCGAATAAACAGCATTATATCTACATGAACGGAAGAGAAGTCTTCAAATTTGCGGTTCGTGTTATGGGAACAGCTACAATTGATGTACTAGCAAAAGCAGGACTTGGAAAAGAAGATGTAGATCTCTTCATTCCACATCAAGCTAATATCCGTATTATTCAATCTGCCATGCAGCGTCTTGAGCTTCCAGAGGAGAAGGTAGTTATTAATGTGGACAAGTATGCGAATACTTCTGCAGCATCCATACCTCTCGCACTCGTTGAAGCAGCGGAAGAAGGCCGAATGAAACCGGGCGATAAAGTGCTGATGGTTGGTTTTGGCGGCGGATTGACATGGGGAGCTTCGGTTCTCGTTTGGTAATCTAGTGACATAATTTCGTAATTATCATTTATTTATATTATTCTTTAACTCTAGTAATTGGTCGAAAGGAGTTTTGAATCTAGTATGGGCAAAATTGCTTTTGTATTTCCAGGACAAGGTTCTCAGTCTGTAGGAATGGCAAAAGATGCATACGATCAGGTAGAAGCATCCCAAGCTATTTTTAAACAAGCAGATGAAGCACTTGGATTTTCACTGAGCACGTTAGTGTTCGAAGGTCCAGATACGGATTTGAAACAAACAAAAAACACCCAGCCTGCACTATTGACAGCAAGTATTGCTCTTTTTGAAGCATTAAGGGAAAAAGACATTACCGCCGATTATATGGCAGGTCACAGTCTTGGTGAATATAGCGCGCTTGTTGCATCAGGCGTTATTTCGTTTCAAGATGCAGTATCCATTGTTCGTGCAAGAGGAACATTTATGGAGGAAGCAGTACCTGGAGGCCGTGGTGCCATGGCAGCGGTCCTTGGTGCAGAAAGAGAAGCTCTGGCTGAGCTCTGTGCTGCAATTTCTTCACAAGGGGAGGACTACTTGGTTGAACTGGCGAATCTTAATTCACCAGGACAAATTGTGGTCTCCGGCTTACAGGATGGTGTAAATGAAGTTGTTCAGCGTGTAAAAGAAGCAGGAGGAAAAAGAGCAATTCCTCTTGTTGTCAGCGGACCTTTCCACACCTCTCTAATGAAAGGTGCGGCCGAGAAGCTGCAAGAACGCTTAGCTCAAGTTACACTGCATGATGCAGCTGTTCCTGTTATTGCGAATGTCACTGCTGAACCGGTGACAGACGCAGAGAAGATTAAGAATCTTTTAGTTGAACAAGTCTATTCCTCTGTTAAATGGGAAGATACGGTCTTATACCTCGTAGAACAAGGCGTGGATACATTTATCGAGATTGGCCCTGGTAATGTGTTAACAGGTCTAATTAAGAAAGTAGACAAGTCCTTGAAGCTTTATAATGTGAACAATTTGGAAAGCCTGAATGTATTGGCTGCTGAACTTTCTTAAACATCTAACTTCGATGATACTTGAGGAAAGGAGGTACACAAGAGATGTCTATATCACTCAAAGGTCAAGTTGCTCTTGTTACAGGTGCGTCTAGAGGGATTGGACGCAGTATCGCCCTTGCCTTAGCTGATGCGGGCTGTCATGTTGCTGTGAATTATGCAGGTAACGAGGCTGCTGCTGCAGAAGTGGTGAAGCTGATTGAAGCAAAAGGGGTTCAGGCGTTCGCGGTGAAAGCGAATGTCGGAATTACCGCAGAAGCTGACCAAATGGTGAAGCAGGTCATCGAACAATGGGGAAAAATTGATATTCTGGTTAACAATGCGGGAATAACAAGGGATAACCTCATTATGCGAATGAAAGAGGAAGAATTCGACCAAGTTATTGAGACGAATCTGAAAGGCGTGTTCAATTGTCTAAAAGCGGTAACTCGCCCGATGATGAAACAACGATATGGCCGAATTATTAATATATCTTCTGTTGTCGGCGTGTTAGGGAATGCAGGTCAGGCCAATTATGTGGCTGCGAAAGCAGGGGTTATTGGTCTTACCAAATCTTCAAGCAGAGAATTAGCTTCTCGTGGAATTACGGTAAACTGTGTTGCACCTGGTTTTATTCAAACCGAAATGACACAGGAGTTATCTTCTGATATTGTAGAGGGCATGATGACAAATATTCCGCTTGGCAGATTGGGTCAGCCAGAGGAAATTGCTGGGGTAGTTACATTCCTTGCATCCGAGGCGGCTTCCTATATGACAGGGCAAACACTGCATGTTGATGGCGGAATGTATATGTAACCTGCCTAATCCTTCTAGTCATAGAAATCTATCTATAAGAAGCTATGAAGAGAGACATGTAGGGTCTATGGCATTTTACTAGTTATTCTCGTATAATACGAAAGAGGAGGTGAACCGGAAATGTCCGACGTATTGGAACGCGTAAAACGCATCGTAATTGATCGTTTAGGCGCTGATGAAGCTGAAGTAACGTTAGAAGCATCATTCAAAGATGATTTGGGTGCTGACTCTCTAGACGTTGTTGAATTGGTTATGGAACTCGAAGATGAGTTTGATATGGAGATCTCTGATGAAGATGCAGAGAAAATTACGACCGTAGGTGAAGTTGTAAACTACATACAATCACATACCTAAGTCACCCTGGAAGTCCCGCGCTTGCGCCTATCGCATAGGCGGGACTTCTTCTCCTAATTGCACCATAAGGCTTAAGGCCAACAAGAAGCCCATTTTATAGGTGTTTGTTATTAGACACATGTATAAAATGGGTTTCATTACATTAAAATCTGTTAACTAGCGTAACGCTCGCCGTTATGCAGTCGATATAGAGGTGAATTTGATTTGAGTCGTAGAGTTGTAGTGACAGGTATGGGTGTCATGACCCCAATCGGGAAAAATCTTGATGAATTATGGAACAGCTTGATGGAAGGCAAATCAGGAGTTTCCCTAGTAGAAGCTTTTGACGTGACCGACTATAACACCAAGATTGCTGCATCCATTAAAGATTTTAATCCCGAAGATTATATGGAGCGGAAAGATGCTCGTAAAATGGACCGTTTTGTCCAGTTCGCAGTTGCTGCCGGCTCGATGGCTTTGAATGATAGCGGACTTCAAATTGGTGAGAATATTGATGCTGAGGCTATTGGAGTTTCTGTAGGCTCCGGTATTGGCGGTCTTGGAACTTGGGAAGATCAGCATAACATTCTTCTTGAAAAAGGACCCAAGCGAGTGAGCCCTTTCTTCATTCCGATGATGATCGCAAATATGGCTTCTGGACAATTGTCTATTTCACTCGGTGCAAAAGGACCGAATACAACACAAGTAACGGCATGTGCAACAGGAAGTCATTCCATTGGCGATTCAATGCGCATGATTCAGCGTGGTGACGCAGAAGCGATGATCTGCGGCGGTGCAGAAGCAACCATTCGTCCAACAGGGATGGCAGGGTTTAACTCGATGCGTGCGATGTCTACACGCAATGATGAGCCGGAAAAAGCAAGCCGTCCATTTGATATCGATCGTGATGGTTTTGTAATGGGTGAAGGAGCCGGAATTCTTATTTTGGAATCACTGGATCATGCTCTTGCTCGCGGTGCTCACATTTATGGTGAAGTGGTAGGATACGGTTTGTCAGCTGACGCAAAACATATGACAGATCCCGATCCAGACGGCGGTGCACGCAGCATGAAGATGGCGATGAAGGATGCTGGAATTCAGCCAGATCAGGTCGATTACATTAATGCACACGGAACATCAACACCAGTTGGTGATAAATCCGAGACACAGGGAATTAAGATTGCGCTGGGAGACCATGCCTATAAAGTCGCAGTGAGTTCCACAAAATCAATGACAGGTCATATGCTTGGCGCTGCTGGCGGTGTAGAAGCGATCATTTGTGCCCTAGCCCTGAAGAACCAAACAATTCCTCCAACGATTAACTTGGACAACCCGGATCCGGAATGTGATCTTGATTATGTACCAAATCATCCGCGTGAGGCGAAACTTAATTATGTGCTTTCCAACTCCTTTGGATTTGGCGGTCACAACGCAACTGTAATTCTTAAAAAATATGAATCATAAGGGGTCAGTTCGATTGAATGCAGATCTGAAACAATTAGAGCGCAAACTTCAAATCGAGTTTAACAACCGTCCGTTGTTAAAACAGGCCTTTACCCATGCTTCGTATGTGAATGAACATAGATTCAGTCACAGTCAGGATAACGAAAGACTCGAATTCCTGGGAGATGCTGTACTGGAACTTACGGTATCGGAGTTTTTGTATAATGAACATCCGAACCGTCCAGAAGGCGAATTGACAAAGATGAGGGCAGCTCTTGTAAGAGAGCCCTCACTCGTCAAATTTGCTGAAGCATTGGATTTTGGCAAGTACGTTTTTTTGGGTAAAGGAGAAGAACTTACAGGGGGAAGAACCCGTCCAGCACTTTTAGCCGATGTATTTGAATCGTTTATTGGTGCCCTGTATCTTGATCAAGGTTTAGAGACGGTCAAGAAGTTTTTAGATAAACATATATTTGCCGGTCTTGTAATTGAAGGAGAACTCGCTCTTACCGATTTCAAGACAGAGCTTCAAGAACTTACGCAACATCATAATATGGGTGTACTTGAATATCGGATTGTGGAAGAGAGAGGACCTGCTCATGAGCGGGAGTTTGTCTCAGAGGTATATATGGGTAGCCAGAGACTCGGCCGAGGTTCGGGCCGATCGAAAAAGGAAGCAGAGCAAAAAGCAGCTCAGCTTGCACTAAACACATTGAAACTTCCTTAAAGATGGTTTGCTTATACGTGAACCTGAATTTTGACAAACGAAGAGCAAAGAGCAGCCCGCTTAAGTATGGAGTATCTTGCTGAACATGGGGGATGGACTGCTTTTTGCTCTTCTTTTTGTTGAATGAAGTTTGGATCAGCTTATAGAGGGATGGATGCAGCTTAATATGTGTTCCTTCTTAGGGAAGGCATGGACTTCATAGGATGTTTCACCTAAAATAAAGAACGGATGTACATACCCGTTTATGGACCGTGGTAAGGCATGGAGGTGTCAAGATAGATGTATTTAAAACGTATAGAGCTATCCGGCTTTAAATCGTTTGCTGATCGTACGGAGATGGAGTTTGTTCAGGGTATAACCTCAGTAGTTGGCCCGAACGGAAGCGGGAAGAGTAATATTTCTGACGGCATTCGCTGGGTACTGGGTGAACAGAGCGCTAAGTCCCTCCGCGGGGGCAAGATGGAAGATATTATATTTGCCGGAAGTGATACGCGAAAAGCAGTTAATTTTGCTGAAGTTTCTTTAACATTGGATAATGAAGATCAGGCACTCGCACTCGATTTTGGTGAAGTTACGGTAACTCGCCGTGTTCATCGAAGCGGGGACAGTGAGTATTTTATAAACAAACAACCATGCAGGTTGAAAGATATAACAGAGCTGTTCATGGATACAGGGATCGGGAAAGAAGCCTATTCCATTATCGGCCAAGGTCGTATCGAGGAAATTCTGAGTACACGTTCTGAAGACCGCCGTGGAATTTTTGAAGAGGCTTCAGGTATTGTGAAATACAAGTCTCGCAAAAAAGATGCAGTCCGCAAGCTGGATGATACGGAGCAGAATTTACTGCGTATTCACGACCTTGTGACAGAACTTGAAGATCAGATTGGTCCCCTCAGGGAACAGTCACAAAAAGCACTTCATTATAAAGAATTGAAAAATGAACTAAAGGAAAAAGAACTTTCCTTGTACGTATATCAAATTGAGCAAATTCATTCCTCATGGAGTGAGGCTAATGAACGTCTAGTTTCACTCAAAGAAAAACAGATGGAATTATCGGCGATTGTATCAAATCACGATGCCATTCTTGAACAGGACCGTACAGAGCTTCGTGAGGTCGAAGAGGCGGTTGAACGGCTTCAAGGAGAATTGCTTCACTATAGTGAAGCTACAGAGAAAAGTGAAGGATATCGTGAACTGCTAAAAGAGAGATTAAAAAACCTGTTAGCTAATAAAGAACAGTTGCTAAGCTCTCTGAGTGGAAGTGAAGAGCGTTATGTGGAACGTGAACAGGAGCTTGACAACTTCAGAGCCAAACTATCAACGCTTGAGCAAGAACTTGCTGAACTGCGGGAGACGTTATCTGCAGAGGAAGCGAAGCTTGTTGGTGTAACGGGCGGAATCAGTCAGGAACAAGAAGAAAACCTAAAAGGTAACCTTCTCGAACTGATGAATCAGATGGCGCAGGCCCGTAATGAGATTCGTTATGCGGATCAGCAGAAAGAATCAATTGAGCGTCGTTTAAACCGCGCTGATGAAGAATCAGATAAGTGGGAAGAAAAAAGAGATGAACTGCAAAAACGGAAGAGCCTGCTTGAGCAGAACATCCAAAAGTTACAGAAGGAAATCACTTCACTACGTACAGGATATATTTCAGAGAGTGAACGATATCATTCTCTTCAAAAACAGTATTCTGAAAGCCAGTCGACCATAAGAAAATGGGAACAAAAACGTGAAGCGCAGGTCTCAAGACGCGATACGATGAAGGAAATGCAGGATGATTTTGATGGCTTTATGACCGGTGTCAAAGAGGTGCTTAAAGCTTCTCGTAAAAACGTCTTGCAAGGGGTTCACGGCGCGGTCGCAGAACTCATCAAAGTACCGGAAAAAATCGAACTTGCTGTTGAAACGGCGATGGGAGCTTCACTGCAGCATGTGGTCATGGAAAATGAAGCTGTATCCCGCCAAGCGATTGCTTTCCTAAAACAGCGTCAGCTTGGTAGAGCTACCTTCTTGCCGCTGGATGTGATACGTCCGAGAACGATTGGCGCAGCTGATCGTGCAGTCATAGAGGCGTTAGATGGGTTTGTCGGGATCGGTGCAAATCTTGTTGAATATCATGCCAAGTATGAAGCCATTGTGGGCAGTTTACTCGGTAATGTCATCATTGCAGAACGCTTGGAAGATGCAAACCGTATTGCGGCGAAATGCCAGTATCGTTACCGTGTGGTTACTTTAGATGGAGACGTGGTGAATGCAGGCGGTTCGATGACGGGAGGAAGTCAGCACCGCAAAAATAGCAGCCTGCTGTCTCGTAAACGCCAGCTCGAACAGCTGGACCTAGATATTCAGGAAACGGAGAATCAAATCAGCAAACTCCTGCGTAATCTGGAAGAGATTAAAGAACAAACGGAACAATGTCAGGTTAGCCTCGACACCCTCCGTCAAAATGGAGATGATAAGCGGTCTGAGGAACAACAAGCATCACTGGAGTTAAAACAGCTCGAGCATGAACTGGGTCATGTTCTTACTCAGGTTGAGGCTGCGGGCCAAGAGAAAACAGGGTTTGCAGATGAAATAAAAGAACTAGAGCAGACACGCGCTAAGGCAGCTGAGAACTTATCTAGGCTGGAAGATGAGGAGAAAGCAACGCATCAGGCGATTCATGCGGCAGAATTCGCTCGTAAGGCGAATGAATCTGCCAAGGAAGAACTTCAAAACTCGCTTACCATCTTAAAAGTGAAGGAAGGTAAGCTGGACCAGGAAAGATTCTCCCTTGAAGAGCAGGTACGCCGTCTTGAACGGGAGTATCAAAATGTGGATAAAGAACGGTATCGGAA from Paenibacillus polygoni encodes the following:
- the smc gene encoding chromosome segregation protein SMC, which produces MYLKRIELSGFKSFADRTEMEFVQGITSVVGPNGSGKSNISDGIRWVLGEQSAKSLRGGKMEDIIFAGSDTRKAVNFAEVSLTLDNEDQALALDFGEVTVTRRVHRSGDSEYFINKQPCRLKDITELFMDTGIGKEAYSIIGQGRIEEILSTRSEDRRGIFEEASGIVKYKSRKKDAVRKLDDTEQNLLRIHDLVTELEDQIGPLREQSQKALHYKELKNELKEKELSLYVYQIEQIHSSWSEANERLVSLKEKQMELSAIVSNHDAILEQDRTELREVEEAVERLQGELLHYSEATEKSEGYRELLKERLKNLLANKEQLLSSLSGSEERYVEREQELDNFRAKLSTLEQELAELRETLSAEEAKLVGVTGGISQEQEENLKGNLLELMNQMAQARNEIRYADQQKESIERRLNRADEESDKWEEKRDELQKRKSLLEQNIQKLQKEITSLRTGYISESERYHSLQKQYSESQSTIRKWEQKREAQVSRRDTMKEMQDDFDGFMTGVKEVLKASRKNVLQGVHGAVAELIKVPEKIELAVETAMGASLQHVVMENEAVSRQAIAFLKQRQLGRATFLPLDVIRPRTIGAADRAVIEALDGFVGIGANLVEYHAKYEAIVGSLLGNVIIAERLEDANRIAAKCQYRYRVVTLDGDVVNAGGSMTGGSQHRKNSSLLSRKRQLEQLDLDIQETENQISKLLRNLEEIKEQTEQCQVSLDTLRQNGDDKRSEEQQASLELKQLEHELGHVLTQVEAAGQEKTGFADEIKELEQTRAKAAENLSRLEDEEKATHQAIHAAEFARKANESAKEELQNSLTILKVKEGKLDQERFSLEEQVRRLEREYQNVDKERYRNRTLLASVEADLKTNEEESIKQTEALNQYKLKKEEASKELDFKRASRSQLIKKLEEEENETREQRQRLKTCEDELRTTEISVNRLDVELDNILKKLNDDYELTYELAKQSYDIPEDIEGSKADVQQLKRNIQALGEVNLGAIEEYERVNERYTFLSEQKEDLTQAKTTLYQVIKEMDDEMSRRFKTTFDAIKREFGTVFSKLFGGGRADLVLIDPDKLLTTGIDIVAQPPGKKLQNLQLLSGGERALTAMALLFAILHVRPVPFCVLDEVEAALDEANVVRFAQYLREFSEQTQFIVVTHRKGTMEEADVLYGVTMEEGGVSKLVSVKLEDEEAVIA